From Streptomyces qinzhouensis, one genomic window encodes:
- the gatA gene encoding Asp-tRNA(Asn)/Glu-tRNA(Gln) amidotransferase subunit GatA, producing the protein MTDIIKLTAAEIAAKIASGELTAVEVTEAHLARIDAVDEKVHAFLHVDREGALAQARAVDAKRAAGEKLGPLAGVPLALKDIFTTQGIPTTVGSKILEGWIPPYDATLTRKLKEADVVILGKTNMDEFAMGSSTENSAYGPTGNPWDLTRIPGGSGGGSSAALAAYQAPLAIGTDTGGSIRQPAAVTGTVGVKPTYGGVSRYGMVAFSSSLDQGGPCARTVLDAALLHEVIAGHDPMDSTSIDAPVPPVVEAARNGSVAGMRVGVVKQFRGEGYQAGVLQRFDESVALLKDLGAEIVELDCPSFDLALSAYYLIAPSECSSNLARFDAMRYGLRVGDDGTKSAEEVTALTREAGFGDEVKRRIMLGTYALSSGYYDAYYGSAQKVRTLITRDFEKAFEQVDVIVSPTTPTTAFPIGERADDPMAMYLADLCTIPTNLAGNAAMSLPCGLAPEDGLPVGLQIIAPAMKDERLYKVGAAVEAAFVEKWGHPLLEEAPSL; encoded by the coding sequence ATGACGGACATCATCAAGCTCACCGCGGCCGAGATCGCCGCGAAGATCGCCTCCGGCGAACTGACGGCCGTCGAGGTCACCGAGGCCCATTTGGCCCGGATCGACGCGGTCGACGAGAAGGTCCACGCCTTCCTGCACGTGGACCGGGAGGGCGCCCTCGCCCAGGCCCGGGCGGTCGACGCCAAGCGCGCGGCCGGGGAGAAGCTCGGCCCCCTCGCGGGCGTCCCGCTCGCCCTGAAGGACATCTTCACCACCCAGGGCATCCCGACCACCGTCGGCTCCAAGATCCTCGAAGGCTGGATCCCGCCGTACGACGCCACCCTCACGCGCAAGCTGAAGGAGGCGGACGTCGTCATCCTCGGCAAGACGAACATGGACGAATTCGCCATGGGCTCGTCGACCGAGAACAGCGCCTACGGACCGACCGGCAACCCGTGGGATCTCACCCGGATCCCCGGCGGTTCCGGCGGCGGCTCCAGCGCCGCGCTCGCCGCCTACCAGGCCCCGCTGGCCATCGGCACGGACACCGGCGGCTCCATCCGCCAGCCCGCCGCCGTCACCGGCACGGTCGGCGTCAAGCCCACCTACGGCGGGGTCTCCCGCTACGGCATGGTCGCCTTCTCCTCCTCGCTGGACCAGGGCGGCCCCTGCGCCCGTACGGTGCTGGACGCGGCCCTGCTCCACGAGGTCATCGCGGGCCACGACCCGATGGACTCCACTTCCATCGACGCCCCGGTGCCGCCGGTCGTCGAGGCCGCCCGCAACGGCAGCGTCGCCGGGATGCGCGTCGGCGTCGTGAAGCAGTTCCGCGGCGAGGGCTACCAGGCCGGGGTCCTCCAGCGCTTCGACGAGTCCGTCGCCCTCCTCAAGGACCTGGGCGCCGAGATCGTCGAGCTGGACTGCCCCTCCTTCGACCTCGCGCTCTCCGCGTACTACCTGATCGCGCCCTCCGAGTGCTCCTCCAACCTGGCCCGCTTCGACGCCATGCGCTACGGGCTGCGCGTCGGGGACGACGGGACGAAGTCGGCCGAGGAGGTCACCGCCCTCACCCGTGAGGCGGGCTTCGGCGACGAGGTCAAGCGGCGGATCATGCTCGGCACCTACGCCCTCAGCTCCGGCTACTACGACGCGTACTACGGCAGCGCGCAGAAGGTCCGGACCCTGATCACCCGGGACTTCGAGAAGGCGTTCGAGCAGGTCGACGTGATCGTCTCGCCGACCACGCCGACGACCGCGTTCCCGATCGGGGAGCGCGCCGACGACCCGATGGCCATGTATCTGGCCGATCTGTGCACCATTCCGACCAACCTGGCCGGGAACGCCGCGATGTCCCTGCCGTGCGGACTGGCGCCCGAGGACGGTCTGCCGGTCGGTCTCCAGATCATCGCCCCGGCCATGAAGGACGAGCGCCTGTACAAAGTCGGCGCCGCCGTCGAGGCCGCGTTCGTGGAAAAGTGGGGACACCCACTGCTGGAGGAGGCACCGTCGCTGTGA
- the gatB gene encoding Asp-tRNA(Asn)/Glu-tRNA(Gln) amidotransferase subunit GatB gives MTITELVSYEAALSAFDPVMGLEVHVELGTKTKMFCGCSTELGAEPNTQTCPTCLGLPGSLPVVNAIGVESAIKIGLALNCEIAEWCRFARKNYFYPDMPKNFQTSQYDEPIAFNGYLDVQLEDGEVFRVEIERAHMEEDTGKSTHVGGATGRIHGASHSLLDYNRAGIPLIEIVTRPITGAGERAPEVARAYVAELRELIRALGVSEARMEMGQMRCDVNLSLMPKGASVFGTRSETKNVNSLRSVERAARFEIQRHAAVLESGGTIIQETRHFHEDDGSTTSGRVKEEAEDYRYFPEPDLVPVAPAREWVEELRGTLPELPRVRRNRLREQWGVSEHDMQSILNAGAVDLIVATTDAGAPADQARKWWMGELARNANESGRALEELPITPAQVARVAALVAAGDLNDKLARQVIEGVLAGEGNPDAVVEKRGLKVVSDDSALGKAVDDAIAGNAAIAEKIRGGKVAAVGALVGAVMKATRGQADAARVKELILDRLGVSEG, from the coding sequence GTGACCATCACTGAACTGGTGTCGTACGAGGCGGCGCTGTCCGCGTTCGACCCCGTCATGGGCCTCGAGGTCCATGTCGAACTCGGTACGAAGACCAAGATGTTCTGCGGCTGCTCGACCGAGCTCGGCGCCGAGCCCAATACGCAGACCTGCCCCACCTGTCTCGGCCTGCCCGGCTCTCTCCCGGTCGTCAACGCGATCGGTGTCGAGTCCGCCATCAAGATCGGCCTCGCGCTGAACTGCGAGATCGCCGAATGGTGCCGATTCGCCCGGAAGAACTACTTCTATCCGGACATGCCGAAGAACTTCCAGACCTCCCAGTACGACGAGCCGATCGCCTTCAACGGCTATCTGGACGTCCAGCTGGAGGACGGCGAGGTCTTCCGTGTGGAGATCGAACGCGCCCATATGGAGGAGGACACCGGTAAGTCGACGCACGTCGGCGGTGCCACCGGCCGGATCCACGGCGCGTCTCACTCGCTCCTCGACTACAACCGGGCCGGTATCCCGCTGATCGAGATCGTCACCAGGCCGATCACCGGTGCCGGCGAGCGGGCCCCCGAGGTCGCCCGGGCGTACGTCGCCGAGCTGCGCGAGCTGATCCGGGCGCTCGGGGTCTCCGAGGCGCGCATGGAGATGGGGCAGATGCGCTGCGACGTCAATCTGTCGCTGATGCCCAAGGGCGCGTCCGTCTTCGGTACCCGCTCGGAGACCAAGAACGTCAACTCGCTGCGCTCGGTCGAGCGGGCCGCCCGGTTCGAGATCCAGCGGCACGCCGCCGTGCTGGAGTCGGGCGGGACGATCATCCAGGAGACCCGGCACTTCCACGAGGACGACGGCTCCACCACCTCCGGCCGGGTGAAGGAGGAGGCCGAGGACTACCGCTACTTCCCCGAGCCCGATCTGGTGCCGGTCGCTCCGGCCCGGGAGTGGGTCGAGGAGCTGCGGGGGACCCTGCCCGAGCTGCCGCGGGTGCGCCGCAACCGGCTGCGCGAGCAGTGGGGCGTCTCCGAGCACGATATGCAGTCCATCCTGAACGCGGGCGCGGTCGATCTGATCGTGGCCACGACGGACGCGGGCGCCCCGGCGGACCAGGCGCGCAAGTGGTGGATGGGCGAGCTGGCCCGTAACGCCAACGAGTCGGGCCGGGCCCTGGAGGAGCTGCCGATCACCCCGGCTCAGGTCGCCCGGGTGGCCGCGCTGGTCGCCGCCGGTGACCTCAACGACAAGCTGGCCCGCCAGGTCATCGAGGGCGTGCTCGCGGGCGAGGGCAACCCCGACGCGGTCGTCGAGAAGCGCGGTCTGAAGGTCGTCTCCGACGACAGCGCGCTCGGCAAGGCCGTCGACGACGCGATCGCCGGGAACGCGGCGATCGCGGAGAAGATCCGCGGCGGCAAGGTGGCCGCGGTGGGCGCGCTGGTGGGCGCGGTCATGAAGGCCACCCGGGGCCAGGCGGACGCGGCCCGCGTCAAGGAGCTGATCCTGGACCGGCTCGGCGTGTCCGAGGGCTGA
- a CDS encoding MMPL family transporter codes for MAAIARWCIAHRLAAVLMWLAAFAGVAAAAAVAGTAYSTDYDVPGTESSRAAALVEDAFPGRTGEGDTVVWHSERGSVRAPAVQDRMSGLLDEVSGLGGVAAVSGPYGAEGAGRISPDGRTAYAEIVFDRPADELPRSQLTEVLKAAEAAAGDGLQVEVGGPAAGLTESSPGHLAEAVGVAVAAVVLFLAFGSLAASLLPIATALVSVGTAYAGIALLGHVMTVADFAPMLGMLIGLGVGIDYALFIVTRHRRGLRSGLPVAEAARNAVATTGRAVVFAGATVCIALLGMLILRLGFLNGVAIAAALTVVLTVAASVTLLPALLSYIGPRALSGRERRQLAEHGPRPELPTGFAARWAVFVERRPKLLGAVAIVVMAVLALPAFSLHLGTSDQGNNPASSTTRKAYDLLAHGGPGQGEGTGGGFGPGVNGPLTLVARIDGGADRAAMDRLPDALRGAKGVASAGPVAYSGNGGTAVLTVVPDSAPQSKTTSELVDRLRTDLLPRATAGTSLTVLVGGVTAGYDDFAEVIVGKLPLFVGAVVTFGCLLLLLAFRSVGIPLKAAAMNVAAVASSFGVVVAVFQWGWGSELLGLGRAGPIEPFLPVIMVSVLFGLSMDYQVFLVSRMYEEWLETGDNRRAVRVGLAETGRVINSAAVIMISVFLAFVLSGDRVIAMFGIALAVAVALDAFVLRTLLVPALMHLLGGANWWLPGWLARVLPRITIEGQDLRRRAKIPGPSNARAGQGRQPVTPVPGTPADAARDVPRRNG; via the coding sequence TTGGCAGCCATCGCCCGGTGGTGCATCGCGCACCGACTCGCCGCCGTCCTCATGTGGCTGGCCGCGTTCGCCGGCGTCGCCGCGGCGGCGGCCGTGGCCGGAACCGCGTACTCCACCGACTACGACGTCCCCGGTACCGAATCGAGCCGGGCCGCAGCGCTCGTCGAGGACGCCTTCCCCGGCCGGACCGGCGAGGGCGACACCGTCGTCTGGCACAGCGAGCGCGGCAGCGTCCGCGCCCCCGCCGTCCAGGACCGGATGTCGGGCCTGCTCGACGAGGTCTCCGGCCTCGGCGGTGTGGCCGCCGTCAGCGGTCCGTACGGCGCCGAAGGAGCGGGCCGGATCAGCCCCGACGGCCGTACCGCCTATGCCGAGATCGTCTTCGACCGGCCCGCCGACGAACTGCCCCGCTCCCAGCTCACCGAGGTGCTGAAGGCCGCGGAAGCCGCGGCGGGAGACGGGCTTCAGGTCGAGGTCGGCGGTCCCGCCGCCGGGCTCACCGAATCGTCCCCCGGGCATCTGGCCGAGGCGGTCGGCGTGGCCGTCGCCGCGGTGGTGCTCTTCCTCGCCTTCGGCTCCCTCGCCGCCAGCCTGCTCCCCATAGCCACCGCGCTGGTGTCCGTGGGAACGGCGTACGCGGGCATCGCCCTGCTCGGCCATGTGATGACGGTGGCCGACTTCGCTCCCATGCTGGGCATGCTCATCGGCCTCGGCGTCGGCATCGACTACGCCCTCTTCATCGTCACCCGCCACCGCAGGGGACTGCGATCAGGGCTCCCGGTCGCCGAGGCGGCGCGGAACGCCGTCGCCACCACCGGCCGGGCCGTCGTCTTCGCCGGGGCGACCGTCTGCATCGCCCTCCTCGGCATGCTGATCCTCCGGCTGGGCTTCCTCAACGGTGTCGCGATAGCCGCCGCGCTCACCGTCGTGCTGACCGTGGCCGCCTCCGTGACCCTGCTGCCCGCCCTGCTGTCGTACATCGGCCCCCGGGCACTGAGCGGCCGCGAACGGCGGCAGCTGGCCGAACACGGCCCCCGCCCCGAGCTGCCCACCGGCTTCGCGGCCCGCTGGGCGGTCTTCGTGGAGCGCCGCCCGAAACTGCTGGGGGCCGTGGCGATCGTCGTGATGGCGGTGCTGGCCCTGCCCGCCTTCTCCCTCCACCTCGGCACCTCCGACCAGGGCAACAACCCCGCCTCCTCCACCACCCGCAAGGCCTACGACCTGCTGGCGCACGGCGGCCCCGGACAGGGCGAGGGCACCGGCGGCGGCTTCGGGCCCGGCGTCAACGGCCCGCTGACCCTGGTCGCCCGGATCGACGGCGGCGCCGACCGGGCCGCCATGGACCGGCTGCCGGACGCGCTGCGGGGTGCGAAAGGCGTGGCGTCGGCGGGCCCGGTCGCCTACAGCGGCAACGGCGGTACGGCCGTCCTCACCGTCGTCCCCGACTCGGCCCCGCAGTCGAAGACCACCAGCGAACTGGTCGACCGGCTGCGCACGGACCTGTTGCCCCGGGCGACCGCCGGAACGTCCCTGACCGTCCTGGTCGGCGGTGTGACCGCCGGGTACGACGACTTCGCCGAGGTCATCGTCGGCAAGCTGCCGCTGTTCGTGGGCGCGGTCGTCACCTTCGGCTGTCTGCTGCTGCTCCTCGCCTTCCGGTCCGTCGGGATCCCGCTCAAGGCGGCGGCGATGAACGTCGCGGCCGTCGCCTCGTCCTTCGGGGTGGTCGTGGCGGTCTTCCAATGGGGCTGGGGCAGCGAGCTGCTGGGACTCGGCCGGGCCGGGCCCATCGAACCCTTCCTACCGGTGATCATGGTCTCGGTGCTCTTCGGCCTCTCCATGGACTACCAGGTCTTCCTGGTCAGCCGGATGTACGAGGAGTGGCTGGAGACCGGCGACAACCGTCGGGCGGTACGGGTCGGGCTCGCCGAGACCGGCCGGGTCATCAACTCGGCCGCGGTGATCATGATCTCGGTCTTCCTCGCGTTCGTCCTCAGCGGCGACCGGGTGATCGCCATGTTCGGCATCGCGCTCGCCGTCGCCGTAGCGCTGGACGCCTTCGTTCTGCGGACCCTGCTGGTCCCCGCACTGATGCATCTGCTCGGCGGCGCGAACTGGTGGCTGCCGGGCTGGCTCGCCCGCGTACTGCCACGGATCACAATTGAGGGGCAGGATCTGCGCCGCCGTGCGAAGATCCCCGGGCCGTCGAACGCGCGGGCCGGACAGGGGCGGCAGCCCGTCACCCCGGTCCCCGGCACGCCTGCGGACGCGGCACGCGACGTACCACGAAGAAACGGATGA
- a CDS encoding GNAT family N-acetyltransferase: protein MFAIPLQARDGETAELRPLEPWQAEEFLTHVDRGRDFIGRYIGFADAAKDLEGARALLQKYADRQAADGGRIFGIWLDGTLVGGVLFVSVDAVTGTAEAGCWLEPAAVGRGLVTQAARILVDWAVDVRGIHRVEWVAASVNTASVNVARRLGMRRDGLLRESFVHRGERYDMEVWSVLAPEWREVRAGRAATED, encoded by the coding sequence ATGTTTGCGATACCTCTTCAGGCCCGGGACGGCGAGACGGCCGAGCTGCGGCCCCTGGAGCCGTGGCAGGCCGAGGAGTTCCTCACCCACGTCGACCGGGGACGGGACTTCATCGGCCGGTACATCGGCTTCGCCGACGCCGCGAAGGATCTGGAGGGCGCCCGGGCGCTGCTCCAGAAGTACGCGGACCGGCAGGCGGCCGACGGCGGCCGGATCTTCGGCATCTGGCTGGACGGGACCCTCGTCGGCGGTGTGCTCTTCGTCTCCGTCGACGCCGTGACGGGGACCGCCGAGGCCGGCTGCTGGCTGGAGCCCGCGGCGGTCGGGCGCGGGCTGGTGACCCAGGCCGCGCGGATCCTCGTCGACTGGGCCGTCGACGTCCGGGGGATCCACCGCGTCGAATGGGTCGCCGCGTCCGTGAACACGGCCAGCGTCAACGTCGCCCGGCGACTGGGGATGCGGCGCGACGGTCTGCTCCGGGAGTCCTTCGTCCACCGTGGCGAGCGGTACGACATGGAGGTGTGGTCGGTGCTCGCGCCGGAATGGCGCGAAGTGCGTGCCGGGCGGGCGGCGACGGAGGACTGA
- a CDS encoding GNAT family N-acetyltransferase, with protein MAPKDPTGPTDPSGRTGTSTVTSTVTSTGTSTGGGTGTGAGNDPAALLALFDRRLRRDAVDDTPGNRIERIGHVVRQTGPDWNGILWSELDETTADAAIAAEAAHFAALGVAAEWKLYSHDRPADLGDRLLAAGFVPEDEETLMVAAVAELPLGAVLPEGVRLTDVTDPEGVASMDRVHRAAFGHSSDGMREQLLRQLGQDTTVMTLALAGDVPVCAARMDLHPGTGFASLWGGGTHPDWRGRGIYRALVAHRARTAAARGYHWLQVDAGAQSRPILERLGFRALATTTPYLRPAPPAGGLPA; from the coding sequence ATGGCACCTAAGGACCCCACAGGCCCCACAGATCCCTCAGGCCGCACCGGCACCAGTACCGTCACCAGTACCGTCACCAGTACGGGCACCAGTACGGGCGGCGGGACCGGCACCGGTGCCGGCAACGACCCGGCCGCCCTGCTCGCCCTCTTCGACCGGCGACTGCGCCGGGACGCCGTCGACGACACCCCCGGCAACCGGATCGAACGGATCGGGCACGTCGTACGCCAGACCGGACCCGACTGGAACGGCATCCTCTGGTCGGAGCTCGACGAGACCACCGCCGACGCCGCGATCGCCGCCGAGGCCGCCCACTTCGCGGCCCTCGGGGTGGCGGCCGAGTGGAAGCTCTACTCCCACGACCGGCCCGCCGACCTCGGCGACCGGCTGCTCGCCGCGGGCTTCGTCCCCGAGGACGAGGAGACCCTTATGGTCGCCGCCGTCGCGGAGCTGCCCCTCGGAGCCGTCCTGCCCGAGGGCGTACGTCTCACCGATGTCACCGACCCCGAGGGGGTGGCGTCGATGGACCGGGTCCACCGGGCCGCCTTCGGCCACTCCTCCGACGGAATGCGCGAGCAGCTCCTGCGGCAACTGGGCCAGGACACCACGGTGATGACCCTGGCCCTCGCCGGGGACGTGCCCGTCTGCGCGGCCCGGATGGATCTGCACCCCGGCACCGGATTCGCGAGCCTGTGGGGCGGCGGCACCCACCCCGACTGGCGCGGCCGGGGCATCTACCGGGCCCTGGTCGCCCACCGCGCCCGGACCGCCGCCGCACGCGGCTACCACTGGCTCCAGGTCGACGCGGGAGCGCAGAGCCGCCCGATCCTCGAACGACTCGGCTTCCGGGCCCTCGCCACCACCACGCCCTACCTTCGCCCCGCACCCCCGGCCGGCGGCCTCCCGGCTTAG
- a CDS encoding helix-turn-helix transcriptional regulator codes for MLSGVETRYVSPVFVGRAGELSVLTAALSRAAGEGGGSPTGEPQALLVGGEAGVGKTRLIEELSAEACRRGAAFVVGGCVEIGADGLPFASFSTALRALRRLMPEEMAAAAAGHEQELARLLPELGGPPHGGRGLHGDEELARLFELTTRLLERISADRTIVLVLEDLHWADASTRHLITYLTRTLRRGKLLFLVTYRADDVHRRHPLRPFLAELERTRTVQRVELTRFNRAEVRRQLTGILAAEPEPKMVDSIFERSDGNAFFVEELARSLAQGSPCGLPDSLRDILLVRVEALPERAQRVVRILAEGGSTVEYGLLLAVAGLTEDDLIEALRAGVEAHILQPTADGAGYRFRHSLAREAVSDDLLPPERSRLNRAYAQALEADPALVPDAERAMRLASFWYHAHDAAKALPAVLGAAVEARRRHAYSEQSWLLDRAMELWDSVPDGIRAELRPLDYAEAYPPCGCDPETTPLRFLDLIAEATVAGRLSRDRERALKIARRGHRLALDEGDPLRAAWFCIQRAKLVSVLGRGDGWAELAEAQELVRGLPPSAVHAQVLTAVAHWCRAHAPGHDGLATAERAVEYARMVGDEETELSARLSLGGFLADAGHIEEGLAEMYAVKDRALELGIPQLIGGSHANLPHVLESVGRSQDAVALLKEGLEIASSHGLLGTEAWVLVNLAESYYTLGRWDEVGTAAERALEVGHGPKPRGWAAFVLALLDLGRGDIPSASRWVQEARSHFGTEGPTPQSGLGIDTVAIGVAAAESRVADARALFLATSADGFPPGSYRYAWSLLRAAATAEADTRGLPAAEEGRDEILDRIGALARGLAATVPLWAGHERWVRAELRRARGEDTPGDWAEAGAAFEEAGFPYGLAMVRHRWAETLLPTDRDRAAELLRAAARTAAGLGARPLTEDIALLAQRARIDLSPDRPAAAPGGDPAPGPALGLTPREEDVLRLVAAGRSNRQIAEALYISPKTASVHVSNILGKLGVSGRGEAAAVAHRLRLFPPEAVPAAD; via the coding sequence ATGCTCAGCGGCGTGGAGACCAGGTACGTCAGTCCGGTGTTCGTGGGACGCGCCGGTGAGCTTTCGGTGCTCACCGCCGCGCTGAGCCGCGCCGCGGGGGAGGGCGGCGGCAGCCCCACGGGGGAGCCCCAGGCCCTGCTCGTCGGCGGCGAGGCGGGCGTCGGCAAGACCCGCCTCATCGAGGAGCTGTCGGCGGAGGCCTGCCGCAGGGGCGCGGCCTTCGTCGTCGGCGGCTGCGTCGAGATCGGCGCCGACGGTCTGCCCTTCGCCTCCTTCTCCACCGCACTGCGCGCACTGCGCCGGCTGATGCCCGAGGAGATGGCGGCCGCCGCGGCCGGCCACGAGCAGGAACTCGCCCGGCTCCTGCCCGAACTGGGCGGACCCCCGCACGGCGGCCGCGGCCTGCACGGCGACGAGGAGCTGGCCCGGCTCTTCGAGCTCACGACCCGGCTGCTGGAGCGGATCTCCGCGGACCGCACCATCGTCCTCGTCCTGGAGGACCTGCACTGGGCGGACGCCTCGACCCGCCATCTGATCACCTATCTCACCCGCACCCTGCGCCGGGGCAAACTCCTCTTCCTGGTGACGTACCGCGCCGACGACGTCCACCGCCGCCACCCGCTGCGGCCGTTCCTCGCGGAGCTGGAGCGGACCCGGACCGTGCAGCGCGTCGAACTCACCCGGTTCAACCGGGCGGAGGTGCGGCGCCAGCTCACCGGGATACTCGCCGCCGAGCCCGAGCCCAAAATGGTGGACAGCATCTTCGAACGCTCCGACGGCAACGCCTTCTTCGTCGAGGAGCTGGCCCGCAGCCTCGCCCAGGGCAGCCCCTGCGGACTGCCCGACTCACTGCGCGACATCCTCCTGGTCCGGGTGGAGGCGCTGCCGGAGCGCGCCCAGCGGGTGGTGCGGATCCTCGCCGAGGGCGGATCCACCGTGGAGTACGGTCTGCTGCTCGCCGTCGCCGGACTCACCGAGGACGATCTGATCGAGGCGCTGCGGGCCGGGGTCGAGGCCCATATCCTCCAGCCCACGGCCGACGGCGCCGGATACCGCTTCCGGCACTCCCTGGCCCGGGAGGCCGTCAGCGACGATCTGCTGCCGCCCGAGCGCTCCCGGCTCAACCGTGCCTACGCCCAGGCCCTGGAGGCCGATCCGGCGCTGGTCCCGGACGCGGAGCGGGCCATGCGGCTCGCGAGCTTCTGGTACCACGCGCACGACGCGGCCAAAGCCCTGCCCGCCGTCCTCGGCGCCGCCGTCGAGGCCCGCCGCCGGCATGCCTACTCGGAGCAGTCGTGGCTGCTGGATCGGGCGATGGAGCTGTGGGACTCCGTACCCGACGGCATCCGGGCCGAACTGCGGCCCCTGGACTACGCGGAGGCGTATCCGCCGTGCGGCTGCGACCCCGAGACCACACCCCTGCGCTTCCTCGACCTGATCGCGGAGGCGACCGTCGCGGGGAGGCTCAGCCGGGACCGGGAACGGGCGCTGAAGATCGCCCGGCGGGGGCATCGCCTCGCGCTCGACGAGGGCGATCCCCTGCGTGCCGCCTGGTTCTGTATCCAGCGGGCGAAGCTGGTGTCGGTGCTCGGCCGCGGCGACGGCTGGGCGGAGCTGGCCGAGGCACAGGAGTTGGTGCGCGGACTGCCGCCGTCGGCGGTACACGCCCAGGTTCTCACCGCGGTAGCCCACTGGTGCCGGGCCCATGCCCCGGGACACGACGGCCTCGCCACCGCCGAACGGGCCGTGGAGTACGCCCGGATGGTCGGCGACGAGGAGACCGAGTTGTCGGCCCGGCTCTCCCTCGGTGGCTTCCTCGCCGACGCCGGACATATCGAGGAGGGCCTGGCCGAGATGTACGCGGTCAAGGACCGTGCCCTGGAGCTCGGCATCCCCCAGCTCATCGGCGGCAGCCATGCGAACCTGCCGCATGTGCTGGAGAGCGTCGGCCGCTCCCAGGACGCCGTGGCCCTGCTGAAGGAGGGCTTGGAGATCGCCTCCAGCCACGGTCTGCTCGGCACCGAGGCATGGGTCCTGGTCAATCTCGCCGAGTCCTACTACACCCTGGGCCGCTGGGACGAGGTCGGCACCGCCGCCGAACGTGCCCTGGAGGTGGGCCACGGCCCCAAGCCCCGGGGCTGGGCCGCCTTCGTCCTCGCCCTGCTGGACCTGGGCCGTGGTGATATCCCCTCCGCGTCCCGGTGGGTCCAGGAGGCCCGGTCGCATTTCGGTACCGAAGGCCCCACCCCGCAGAGCGGCCTCGGGATCGACACGGTCGCGATCGGGGTCGCCGCGGCGGAGTCCCGGGTCGCCGATGCCCGGGCGCTGTTCCTCGCCACCTCCGCGGACGGTTTCCCGCCCGGGTCCTACCGCTATGCCTGGTCGCTGCTGCGTGCCGCGGCTACGGCGGAGGCCGACACCCGCGGGCTGCCCGCCGCCGAAGAGGGCCGCGACGAGATCCTCGACCGCATCGGCGCACTGGCCCGGGGGCTCGCCGCCACCGTCCCCCTCTGGGCGGGCCATGAGCGCTGGGTCCGCGCCGAACTGCGCCGTGCCCGGGGCGAGGACACCCCCGGCGACTGGGCGGAGGCGGGCGCGGCCTTCGAGGAGGCCGGCTTCCCCTACGGGCTGGCCATGGTCCGCCACCGCTGGGCGGAGACCTTGCTGCCCACTGACCGCGACCGGGCCGCGGAACTGCTGCGTGCCGCCGCCCGCACGGCGGCCGGACTCGGGGCGCGTCCGCTGACCGAGGACATCGCATTGCTCGCCCAGCGTGCCCGGATCGATCTCTCCCCGGACCGGCCCGCCGCGGCGCCGGGCGGCGATCCCGCTCCCGGACCGGCCCTCGGTCTCACCCCCCGCGAGGAGGATGTCCTCCGGCTGGTCGCCGCGGGCCGGAGCAACCGCCAGATCGCCGAGGCGCTCTACATCTCCCCGAAGACGGCGAGCGTCCATGTCTCCAACATCCTCGGGAAGCTGGGCGTCTCGGGCCGCGGCGAGGCGGCCGCGGTGGCCCACCGTCTCCGCCTCTTTCCGCCGGAGGCGGTTCCGGCGGCCGACTGA
- a CDS encoding DUF6191 domain-containing protein yields MLNILDQIFAPGRKHTQDEQNRLELTRVDVGASDPARGPIDLVSGRVTVRRPGTPPDGRTPAESTPRPRNTPPGSTVGS; encoded by the coding sequence GTGCTCAATATCCTCGACCAGATCTTCGCGCCCGGAAGAAAGCACACCCAGGACGAGCAGAACAGACTGGAGCTGACCCGGGTCGATGTGGGCGCTTCGGACCCCGCGCGCGGCCCGATAGACCTCGTCTCCGGCAGAGTGACCGTACGCCGTCCCGGCACCCCGCCGGACGGGAGAACGCCTGCCGAGTCGACCCCGCGCCCCCGGAACACACCACCGGGCTCCACCGTCGGCTCCTGA